In the genome of Paenibacillus pabuli, one region contains:
- a CDS encoding aminopeptidase: MLGDFHEKLQRYAALVVNVGVHVQRGQTLVITAPISAAPFVRLVVKHAYEAGAHDVYIEWSDDEIMRLKYELAPDSVFHEYPAFRAAGWETFAENNAAFLTITAPNPDLLHGIDPQRIMNSNASKGKALAKFRSYGMSNKVSWSIVTVPSIAWAAKVFPDVAEELLIDKMWEVIFNVTRINLDDPVEAWKTHLQLLRNKTEELNRKKYRALRYRGPGTDLRIELSAKHIWVSDADNINDKCVSFLANIPSEEVWTVPLKQGVNGTVRSTKPLSYEGYLIDDFTLTFENGKIINIQAAQGLEVLRKLISVDEGAAYLGEIALMPHHSPISQSGLVFYNSLFDENASSHLAIGNAYPFCIEGGNDMTEMEKAANGVNSSLIHVDFMIGSAHMDIDGELTNGGLEPVFRNGNWAWDF, encoded by the coding sequence ATGCTAGGGGACTTTCATGAAAAGTTGCAGCGTTACGCAGCGCTCGTGGTTAACGTTGGTGTCCATGTTCAGAGGGGGCAAACGCTGGTCATAACCGCGCCAATATCAGCTGCTCCGTTTGTTCGACTCGTTGTAAAACATGCTTATGAGGCCGGCGCTCATGATGTGTATATCGAGTGGAGCGACGATGAGATTATGCGTTTGAAGTATGAACTTGCACCGGATTCGGTGTTTCACGAATATCCGGCGTTCCGGGCAGCCGGTTGGGAGACTTTTGCCGAAAATAATGCTGCTTTCCTGACGATCACTGCGCCCAATCCCGATCTTCTGCACGGAATAGATCCACAGCGGATCATGAATTCAAATGCATCCAAAGGTAAGGCATTAGCCAAGTTTCGCAGCTATGGTATGTCAAACAAGGTCAGCTGGTCTATCGTTACGGTTCCATCAATAGCTTGGGCTGCCAAAGTGTTTCCTGATGTTGCCGAGGAGCTTTTGATTGATAAGATGTGGGAAGTTATCTTTAACGTTACTCGGATTAATTTGGATGATCCCGTTGAGGCATGGAAGACACACCTTCAACTGCTTAGAAACAAGACGGAAGAACTTAATCGTAAAAAGTATCGAGCACTTCGATACCGGGGACCTGGTACGGATCTGCGCATAGAACTGTCGGCTAAACATATCTGGGTTAGTGATGCGGATAACATCAACGATAAGTGTGTTTCATTTTTGGCTAACATTCCGTCAGAAGAAGTATGGACTGTCCCGTTAAAGCAGGGGGTGAACGGCACGGTTCGCAGTACCAAGCCGCTAAGTTATGAAGGATATCTAATCGATGATTTCACCTTGACGTTTGAAAACGGGAAAATTATTAATATTCAAGCAGCGCAGGGGCTTGAGGTGCTAAGAAAACTAATTAGCGTCGATGAGGGCGCGGCGTATCTGGGCGAGATTGCACTGATGCCGCATCATTCTCCCATATCGCAATCAGGTCTTGTTTTTTACAACTCTCTATTTGATGAAAATGCATCCAGCCATCTCGCGATCGGTAATGCCTATCCCTTCTGTATTGAGGGAGGGAACGATATGACTGAAATGGAAAAGGCGGCAAACGGTGTGAACTCAAGCCTCATTCATGTCGATTTTATGATAGGATCGGCTCATATGGACATTGATGGAGAACTTACAAATGGAGGCCTGGAACCTGTGTTTCGTAACGGTAACTGGGCGTGGGATTTTTAA
- a CDS encoding sigma-70 family RNA polymerase sigma factor, producing MSTALTEQQFSERLEACKEKLYRFAFSYVKNEQEALEIISEASYKGFLSYEKVKSPDYFETWMTRIVINCSLDHIRRKKKYTYMEDSTIPFAAEESSMGLEEQWDLYDALDHLHPEDRAFIILKFFQDQRFKDMAEVLSLPESTVKTRFYKILNKLKKHLTKEEVDFT from the coding sequence GTGAGTACAGCACTAACTGAACAGCAGTTCAGTGAACGTCTGGAGGCATGTAAAGAAAAGCTTTATCGCTTCGCGTTTTCTTATGTGAAAAATGAGCAGGAAGCACTGGAAATCATATCCGAAGCCTCTTATAAAGGTTTTCTATCTTATGAAAAAGTAAAGAGTCCAGATTATTTTGAAACCTGGATGACTCGAATCGTCATCAATTGTTCTCTGGATCACATCAGACGAAAGAAAAAGTACACGTATATGGAAGACAGTACAATACCGTTTGCAGCCGAAGAGAGTTCCATGGGGCTTGAAGAGCAATGGGATTTATACGATGCACTTGATCACCTGCATCCCGAAGATAGGGCATTTATCATTTTGAAATTTTTCCAGGATCAGCGATTCAAGGATATGGCGGAGGTATTATCGCTGCCAGAAAGCACGGTGAAGACCAGGTTCTATAAGATCTTAAACAAACTCAAAAAACATCTGACCAAGGAAGAGGTTGATTTTACATGA
- a CDS encoding SPOR domain-containing protein, producing the protein MTGKERYEQIDIPSGLSGVIQQARQRARNQKRRKMMIWRSSSLVAACAAVMITANVPGVAKALSDVPVIGSVVKILQVGGGGERTDGVSVTTTKESDTLNIHFQIDGEQITSAPSYTVDHKEGPNRLIFTFNGVRHLDYGKLEKDIKALKNVKDVYQNIILDDSAIGFVVELKDDVKYSVSEYQQPGYIQLKLFSDGKTTKSHELFFVRSEDMEQGEALAMLAEQYSADGSSVVQTQNGKFTVVMGGFENRADAEKHLKQFTVREDYSEPLYVDSWMSNENPQ; encoded by the coding sequence ATGACAGGAAAAGAAAGATACGAACAGATCGATATTCCATCCGGTCTTTCCGGGGTTATTCAGCAAGCCCGCCAGCGTGCAAGAAACCAAAAGCGAAGAAAAATGATGATCTGGCGCAGTTCCTCCCTGGTTGCTGCCTGTGCTGCGGTGATGATAACAGCCAACGTTCCAGGTGTGGCCAAGGCATTATCCGATGTACCTGTTATAGGTTCTGTCGTTAAAATTCTGCAAGTTGGTGGTGGCGGGGAGCGCACAGATGGGGTTTCGGTTACAACGACCAAAGAATCGGATACACTAAACATTCATTTTCAGATTGATGGTGAACAGATCACCTCTGCTCCATCGTATACCGTGGATCACAAAGAAGGACCGAACCGATTGATCTTCACCTTCAACGGGGTACGTCATCTGGATTATGGCAAGCTGGAGAAGGATATTAAAGCACTAAAGAATGTAAAAGATGTCTATCAAAATATCATTTTGGATGATTCCGCGATTGGCTTTGTGGTTGAACTTAAGGATGATGTGAAATACTCCGTGTCAGAGTATCAGCAGCCTGGATATATTCAGTTGAAGCTTTTTTCCGACGGGAAGACAACGAAATCGCATGAACTTTTCTTTGTCCGTAGCGAAGACATGGAGCAGGGCGAAGCACTGGCCATGTTGGCTGAACAGTATTCTGCCGATGGCAGCAGCGTTGTGCAGACTCAAAATGGAAAATTCACCGTCGTTATGGGAGGCTTCGAAAATCGTGCAGATGCAGAGAAACATTTGAAACAATTTACGGTCCGGGAGGACTACAGTGAGCCACTGTATGTTGATAGCTGGATGAGCAATGAAAATCCACAATAA
- the alr gene encoding alanine racemase, translating into MYRDTWAEIDLTQIRENVIQIRNFLPRSAKLMAVVKANAYGHGDIETAKEAVEAGADYLACAFIEEAIRLRNAGLTQPILILTPIRPELVPLALEHDLMLTVTQASWFQQMRKYKSVHTRHKLSVHVKMDTGLGRIGIRTEEEWLEMVPWLRAPDVIVDGFYTHFATAGEADNSYLQLQIQRFLEMKEWRSISRIPVNHYHCAGSVAALRFPELCMDMARIGAAIYGFYPEKRVPDIQLKPAFSMHSRLLQTKRLKKGEYVGYNNAYQTDSDQWIGTVPIGYADGWSQRMQNTKVLVEGHQAEIVGKISMDQLMIKLPMYFPEGSKVTFIGYSGEQKITVQELANHIGGVSQEITSSITDRVLRIYKEGGEIQREITGSRTTTY; encoded by the coding sequence ATGTACCGAGATACTTGGGCTGAAATAGATTTAACGCAAATTCGCGAGAATGTCATACAGATCCGCAATTTTCTACCCCGTTCGGCCAAATTAATGGCAGTTGTTAAAGCAAATGCATATGGCCATGGAGATATTGAGACAGCCAAAGAAGCAGTAGAGGCAGGCGCGGATTATTTAGCGTGTGCCTTCATTGAAGAAGCCATCCGCTTAAGAAATGCCGGCTTAACACAACCGATTCTTATTTTGACTCCGATACGTCCCGAACTTGTACCTCTGGCTCTGGAACATGATTTGATGCTTACCGTTACACAAGCTTCATGGTTTCAGCAGATGAGAAAATACAAATCTGTTCATACCCGGCATAAGCTATCTGTGCATGTGAAAATGGATACTGGTCTTGGGCGAATCGGTATACGTACGGAAGAAGAATGGCTTGAAATGGTTCCGTGGCTCAGAGCTCCAGATGTAATCGTAGACGGGTTCTATACTCATTTCGCGACAGCGGGTGAGGCAGACAACAGCTATCTGCAGCTTCAGATTCAACGCTTCCTGGAAATGAAAGAATGGAGAAGTATATCACGGATTCCAGTCAATCATTATCACTGTGCGGGAAGTGTGGCAGCACTTCGATTTCCGGAATTGTGCATGGATATGGCTCGAATAGGAGCTGCAATTTATGGTTTTTATCCGGAAAAACGAGTACCTGACATCCAGCTAAAGCCTGCATTCAGTATGCACAGTAGATTATTGCAAACGAAAAGATTAAAAAAAGGCGAATATGTGGGCTACAACAATGCTTATCAAACAGACTCCGATCAATGGATCGGAACAGTGCCTATCGGTTATGCAGATGGATGGTCGCAGAGAATGCAAAATACGAAGGTGCTGGTTGAGGGGCATCAAGCAGAAATTGTAGGGAAAATCTCCATGGATCAATTGATGATTAAGCTTCCCATGTATTTTCCGGAAGGATCCAAGGTGACCTTCATTGGTTATTCAGGTGAACAGAAAATTACGGTTCAGGAACTAGCCAATCATATCGGTGGTGTATCTCAAGAAATAACGAGTTCCATCACGGACAGAGTATTGCGAATCTATAAAGAAGGCGGGGAAATTCAACGTGAAATCACGGGAAGTCGTACAACAACATATTGA
- a CDS encoding D-alanyl-D-alanine carboxypeptidase family protein: MLLEKQCFKQFHALLKACGGMDEIVAVSAYRTKEDQSQIYQDCLIEQGPEYTSKYVALPDQSEHQTGLAIDVGKLKSNIDFIAPSFPDTGIYKSFRQHAIQFGFILRYTQEKESITRIAYEPWHFRYVGYPHSKIMEENNLCLEEYIDFVQQYRYSGEQLTVKEKDMTIQIYYVPADKGASSHIPILKCDSYRISGTNREGFVVTTFSNN, translated from the coding sequence ATGCTTCTGGAGAAGCAGTGCTTCAAACAATTTCATGCTCTACTTAAGGCTTGTGGGGGGATGGATGAAATTGTCGCCGTCAGTGCATATCGAACCAAAGAAGATCAATCCCAAATCTATCAGGATTGTTTGATAGAACAGGGTCCAGAATATACTTCCAAATACGTAGCCTTGCCTGACCAGAGTGAACACCAAACAGGGTTGGCTATCGATGTCGGTAAATTGAAATCGAATATCGATTTTATTGCACCTTCCTTTCCGGACACGGGCATATACAAGTCCTTCAGACAACATGCCATACAATTCGGTTTTATTCTTCGATATACGCAAGAAAAAGAATCAATCACTCGTATTGCTTATGAGCCATGGCATTTTAGATATGTAGGATACCCCCATTCCAAAATCATGGAAGAAAACAATCTATGTTTAGAGGAGTACATCGATTTTGTACAGCAATATCGGTACTCTGGAGAGCAGCTCACAGTTAAAGAAAAGGACATGACAATCCAGATATATTATGTTCCAGCGGATAAAGGGGCGTCTAGTCATATCCCGATCTTGAAATGTGATTCTTATCGGATATCAGGAACGAATCGTGAAGGATTCGTTGTTACGACTTTCTCCAACAATTAA
- the vanG gene encoding D-alanine--D-serine ligase VanG, with protein MQKKSIAVLFGGCSGEYNVSLSSAASVIENLDTEKYNLVLIGITQQGSWLRYSGTVEDIRNDRWHLHPSCIPSFFSPSREVRGLIELVHTEYHVTPIDVVFPVLHGKYGEDGTLQGLLELSGIPFVGCGMLSSALCMDKELAHKLVQAAGIDTPRSLTIHRSERMEKVLSAAEALGYPLFVKPARSGSSLGISKVNNKQELITGTEQAFLHDSKVVIEQNINGFEVGCAVLGNSDPIIGVIDEIELQGHFFDYSEKYSLMSSKIHLPARIDEDTAMKVKESALTIYKTLGCRGFARVDMFLDTDGRIVFNEVNTIPGFTSNSRYPNMLQASGMTYANILDQLIELAIDVN; from the coding sequence ATGCAGAAGAAGTCGATTGCGGTATTGTTTGGCGGATGTTCAGGTGAGTATAACGTATCTTTGAGTTCGGCCGCTTCAGTGATTGAAAATTTGGATACCGAAAAATACAATCTTGTGTTAATTGGAATTACACAGCAAGGCTCTTGGCTCAGATATAGTGGAACGGTTGAGGATATTCGCAATGATCGATGGCATTTGCATCCGAGTTGTATCCCATCCTTTTTCTCGCCGAGCAGAGAAGTCAGAGGACTCATTGAACTTGTGCATACGGAATATCATGTAACACCGATTGATGTTGTGTTTCCAGTGCTTCATGGCAAATACGGTGAGGATGGAACCTTGCAAGGATTATTGGAACTGTCGGGTATACCGTTTGTTGGATGTGGCATGTTATCCTCTGCGTTATGTATGGACAAGGAACTGGCTCATAAACTGGTGCAGGCAGCAGGGATTGATACGCCGCGTTCCCTTACAATACATCGAAGTGAACGGATGGAAAAAGTGTTATCAGCAGCAGAAGCACTGGGTTACCCACTCTTTGTTAAGCCGGCTAGATCAGGATCGTCTTTAGGCATATCGAAGGTGAACAATAAGCAGGAATTGATTACTGGGACTGAACAAGCCTTCTTACACGATAGCAAAGTTGTCATTGAGCAAAATATCAACGGTTTTGAAGTGGGGTGTGCTGTATTGGGCAATTCTGATCCCATAATCGGCGTAATTGATGAAATTGAACTGCAGGGGCACTTTTTTGATTATTCGGAAAAGTACTCCTTGATGAGTTCGAAGATTCACTTGCCAGCCCGTATTGATGAGGATACTGCAATGAAGGTTAAAGAGAGTGCTCTGACTATTTATAAAACGCTTGGGTGCAGAGGGTTTGCGCGAGTAGATATGTTCCTGGACACTGACGGAAGAATTGTGTTCAATGAAGTCAACACCATACCTGGTTTCACATCGAATTCCCGCTATCCTAACATGCTCCAAGCTAGCGGCATGACTTATGCCAATATTCTTGACCAGCTTATCGAGCTCGCCATTGATGTGAACTGA
- the metE gene encoding 5-methyltetrahydropteroyltriglutamate--homocysteine S-methyltransferase, with amino-acid sequence MTKSSVLGYPRIGADREWKKALEAFWSGKLEETEFQARLQEIRLDHLRKQQEKGIDLIPVNDFSYYDHILDTAVMFGIVPKRFAYDGGAVPLSVYYGIARGTKDAAASEMTKWFNTNYHYIVPELDGASPALTENKPLIAYREAKEKLGIEGKPVLVGPLTFLKLSKGYDKSETNAWLDRLLPLYVQVLQELANEGVQWVQIDEPILVTKTSDADLQLLNKIYETFASAVPGLNIMLQTYFESVENYNNIVALPVQGIGLDFVHGATGNIQSIQASGFPADKVLGAGVIDGRGIWKASLPGKLKLLDELAELVTPERLIVQSSCSLLHVPVTTERETKLTSELKNALAFADEKLDEIVLLTKALSSRNAEIIAEIENSDRTIQALQQSEERNRVAVQEAVATLRVQQPERSRPFAERHIAQQDKWKLPLFPTTTIGSFPQSAEVRKARQLWRKGELNNEQYAAFIRDQIDIWIKIQEEIEIDVLVHGEFERTDMVEFFGEKLAGFAFTQFGWVQSYGSRCVKPPIIFGDVAFTGEMTVEETKYAQSQTQRPVKGMLTGPITIMNWSFVREDIPREHIAYQLAYALRQEVEALEQAGIGMIQVDEPAVREGLPLKENEQADYLAWAVKAFRISTCTVQDTTQIHTHMCYCEFHDMIDSIEAMDADVISIETSRSHGELIHSFELNTYKLGIGLGVYDIHSPRVPSVDEMTSMIERALRVLDPKLFWINPDCGLKTRGLEETVASLRNMVDATKIAREKHVTATV; translated from the coding sequence ATGACAAAAAGCAGTGTATTGGGATATCCACGAATTGGTGCGGATCGGGAATGGAAGAAAGCTTTGGAGGCATTCTGGTCAGGTAAGCTGGAAGAAACCGAATTTCAAGCACGTTTGCAAGAGATTCGTTTAGATCACCTGCGCAAGCAGCAAGAAAAAGGTATCGATCTTATTCCTGTCAATGATTTCAGTTATTATGACCACATTTTGGATACTGCCGTTATGTTCGGCATTGTTCCAAAACGGTTTGCATATGATGGTGGCGCTGTACCTTTGTCCGTCTATTACGGAATTGCACGGGGAACGAAAGATGCAGCAGCAAGTGAAATGACAAAATGGTTTAACACGAACTATCACTATATCGTGCCTGAACTCGATGGTGCTTCCCCTGCTCTTACGGAAAACAAACCGCTTATTGCTTATCGGGAAGCCAAAGAGAAGCTCGGTATTGAAGGCAAACCGGTACTTGTCGGACCGTTGACCTTCCTGAAGCTGTCCAAAGGATATGATAAATCCGAAACGAACGCTTGGCTGGACCGGTTGCTTCCACTCTATGTACAAGTGCTACAGGAGCTTGCAAATGAAGGTGTTCAGTGGGTACAGATTGATGAGCCAATCCTCGTTACCAAAACAAGTGATGCTGACCTACAGCTGCTTAACAAAATTTATGAGACGTTTGCATCTGCTGTACCGGGTCTGAACATTATGCTGCAAACCTACTTTGAATCCGTTGAGAACTATAACAACATTGTTGCCCTACCGGTTCAGGGTATCGGACTTGATTTTGTACATGGCGCTACGGGTAACATTCAGTCCATTCAAGCGTCCGGTTTCCCGGCGGATAAAGTTTTGGGTGCTGGGGTAATTGACGGCCGCGGGATCTGGAAAGCATCTTTGCCAGGAAAACTGAAGCTGTTGGATGAACTGGCTGAACTCGTGACACCTGAACGTTTAATCGTGCAATCTTCATGCAGCTTGCTTCATGTTCCGGTAACGACAGAGCGTGAAACCAAACTCACATCCGAACTGAAAAATGCTCTGGCATTTGCAGATGAAAAGTTGGACGAGATCGTTCTGTTGACAAAAGCATTGTCTTCAAGAAACGCTGAAATCATCGCTGAGATTGAAAATTCCGATCGTACGATCCAGGCTCTCCAGCAATCCGAAGAGCGCAATCGTGTTGCGGTTCAAGAGGCCGTGGCAACACTCCGTGTTCAACAGCCGGAACGTTCCCGCCCGTTTGCAGAGCGTCATATCGCGCAGCAGGACAAATGGAAATTGCCTCTTTTCCCGACAACGACTATCGGAAGCTTCCCACAATCCGCAGAAGTGCGTAAAGCACGTCAATTGTGGCGCAAGGGTGAGTTGAACAATGAGCAGTATGCTGCGTTCATCCGGGATCAAATTGATATCTGGATCAAAATTCAGGAAGAGATCGAAATCGATGTCCTCGTACATGGTGAGTTTGAGCGTACCGACATGGTAGAGTTCTTTGGGGAAAAACTTGCAGGGTTTGCCTTTACACAATTCGGATGGGTACAATCATACGGTTCCCGCTGCGTAAAACCACCCATTATTTTCGGAGACGTTGCATTTACCGGAGAAATGACCGTTGAAGAAACCAAGTATGCACAATCCCAGACACAACGTCCTGTAAAAGGTATGCTTACTGGACCGATCACTATCATGAACTGGTCTTTTGTACGTGAAGACATTCCGCGCGAGCACATTGCATATCAATTGGCGTATGCGCTGAGACAAGAAGTCGAAGCATTGGAGCAAGCAGGTATTGGCATGATCCAGGTCGACGAGCCTGCGGTTCGCGAAGGACTGCCATTGAAGGAAAACGAGCAAGCCGATTATCTGGCTTGGGCTGTCAAAGCATTCCGTATTTCCACTTGCACGGTTCAAGACACGACTCAAATTCACACACATATGTGCTATTGCGAATTCCATGACATGATTGATTCCATCGAGGCGATGGATGCCGACGTTATTTCGATCGAGACATCCCGCAGTCATGGTGAACTCATTCACAGCTTTGAGTTGAACACGTATAAACTGGGCATTGGACTTGGCGTATATGATATCCATAGCCCACGTGTTCCAAGTGTGGATGAAATGACAAGCATGATCGAACGTGCCTTGCGTGTATTGGATCCTAAACTGTTCTGGATTAATCCGGATTGCGGTCTCAAAACTCGTGGACTCGAAGAAACCGTTGCTTCCTTGCGCAACATGGTTGATGCAACCAAGATTGCCCGTGAGAAGCATGTTACAGCAACGGTTTAA
- a CDS encoding DMT family transporter produces MVAYFLLGLAIVSEVFGSSMMKLSNGFQKKLPIVGLILGMGTAFFCLSLALKTIPLGTAYATWSGVGTALTALVGIVFYKESVNIRKISALILIIAGVVIMKLAHS; encoded by the coding sequence ATGGTTGCATATTTTTTATTGGGTTTGGCAATTGTATCTGAAGTTTTTGGTAGTTCCATGATGAAATTATCAAACGGATTCCAAAAAAAACTTCCGATCGTAGGATTGATTTTGGGAATGGGTACAGCGTTCTTTTGTCTTTCACTGGCTTTAAAAACCATTCCGCTAGGTACCGCATATGCAACGTGGTCGGGTGTGGGAACTGCTCTTACAGCGCTCGTTGGCATAGTGTTTTATAAAGAGAGCGTGAACATCAGAAAAATCTCGGCATTAATTTTAATCATTGCTGGGGTCGTAATTATGAAATTGGCTCATAGCTGA
- a CDS encoding DMT family transporter, whose translation MKGYFALAIAIIAEVFGTTMLKLSDGFTNLLPSIGLVVGMALSFYSLTMGLKTIPLSTAYAIWAGVGTAITALLGVILWNDPFNMLSGIGLILVIGGVVLLNLSKSPAKSSNASQS comes from the coding sequence ATGAAAGGGTATTTTGCACTGGCCATTGCCATTATTGCAGAGGTTTTCGGTACTACCATGCTAAAGTTGTCGGATGGATTCACGAATCTGCTACCTTCAATTGGACTTGTTGTTGGCATGGCGTTATCTTTTTATTCCTTGACAATGGGTTTGAAAACAATTCCATTGAGCACTGCTTACGCCATATGGGCAGGTGTAGGGACAGCAATAACTGCCTTGCTTGGCGTCATTTTATGGAATGATCCTTTCAACATGCTTTCGGGAATTGGACTCATTTTGGTCATTGGGGGCGTAGTACTTTTGAACTTATCCAAAAGTCCAGCCAAATCATCAAACGCAAGTCAATCTTAA
- a CDS encoding TetR/AcrR family transcriptional regulator: MRSNSRRHELLASASYIVEHLGMEKLTLEAVAKHAGVSKGGLLHHFPNKEAIVTAMIEEFGDTFFSEIQQKSIESINEVGKWSRAYIETTFHDTQTTAALSTALLAVLFSNPELRASYNKKNNVLQTEILNDGIDPVNAAIIKLATDGLWFSEIFGVGTLDQDIRNQVEERLMKMSFEAK; encoded by the coding sequence ATGAGAAGTAATTCAAGACGTCATGAGCTACTCGCATCAGCATCATATATTGTCGAACATTTGGGCATGGAGAAATTGACATTGGAAGCTGTTGCTAAACATGCGGGAGTAAGCAAGGGTGGATTGCTCCATCATTTTCCCAATAAAGAAGCTATCGTTACTGCCATGATCGAGGAATTCGGGGATACGTTTTTCTCTGAAATACAGCAAAAATCAATTGAAAGCATAAACGAAGTCGGGAAATGGAGCAGGGCTTATATCGAAACGACCTTCCATGACACCCAAACAACTGCTGCTTTGAGTACGGCGCTTTTGGCCGTGTTATTCTCGAATCCTGAATTACGTGCATCGTACAATAAAAAAAATAACGTCCTTCAAACAGAAATTTTGAACGATGGCATTGATCCCGTGAATGCTGCTATTATAAAGTTAGCAACAGATGGATTATGGTTTTCAGAGATTTTCGGCGTCGGAACCTTGGATCAGGATATTCGAAATCAGGTAGAAGAAAGACTCATGAAGATGTCTTTTGAAGCAAAATGA
- a CDS encoding AraC family transcriptional regulator, with protein sequence MTEGLPIRVIHTGNPFNFAAHWHEEVELVVVNGKSARIGVNNHVHELKQGDVLLIKPGDVHCFLPGTNHLTIIQFRLELLTGSFTTDKETQNLRELFNKTTVIPSNISNEQNLEKYIDALLDEEKDQQAGYRWLMVARLYDLIVHMLRTKAPITDVITSGSPCTPSKKFEFLESVCEYLEEHYAEPIKLDQVAEHIKFSKFHVCKLFKEIKGITLMEYLNHFRIIKSEWALLFREESILDIAIGHGFNNVNSYNRLFKKYNDCTPSEFRKKHRTNITTYEG encoded by the coding sequence ATGACAGAAGGTTTACCGATCCGGGTGATTCATACTGGTAATCCGTTTAATTTTGCCGCCCACTGGCATGAAGAGGTTGAATTGGTTGTGGTGAATGGAAAGAGCGCAAGGATTGGCGTAAATAACCATGTGCATGAGTTGAAACAAGGGGACGTATTGTTAATCAAACCAGGGGATGTTCACTGTTTCTTGCCTGGAACCAATCATCTAACCATTATTCAGTTTCGACTGGAATTGTTAACAGGGAGTTTTACAACGGATAAGGAAACACAGAATCTGAGAGAGCTTTTCAATAAAACTACGGTGATCCCGTCAAACATTAGTAACGAGCAAAATCTGGAAAAATATATAGATGCATTACTGGATGAAGAAAAGGATCAACAGGCGGGATATCGCTGGTTAATGGTGGCCAGATTATATGATCTCATCGTTCATATGTTGCGTACAAAGGCACCCATTACTGATGTAATAACTTCAGGCTCCCCCTGTACGCCTTCCAAAAAATTCGAATTTCTCGAATCAGTCTGTGAATACCTGGAGGAACACTATGCTGAACCGATCAAACTGGATCAAGTCGCGGAGCACATTAAATTCAGCAAGTTCCACGTATGTAAATTGTTCAAAGAGATCAAAGGCATCACACTGATGGAATACCTGAATCATTTTCGAATCATCAAATCGGAATGGGCGTTATTGTTTCGCGAAGAATCCATTCTGGATATTGCGATTGGTCATGGATTCAACAATGTGAACTCGTACAACCGTCTGTTCAAAAAATATAATGACTGCACTCCGTCTGAATTTCGCAAGAAGCATCGTACAAATATCACAACATATGAAGGATGA